One window of Paenibacillus sp. FSL K6-3182 genomic DNA carries:
- a CDS encoding S-layer homology domain-containing protein, with translation MSAGLIVLLLAMALPSFAFAADTPVFALTQEKSDKDIKIVVTADKLTDMYAYEVKLSFDAKKLRFKSASSSIAGFSISPIVEGNQIMFAATKIGNKAGENGKSVLSSFLFEPIGNGDTEVLLTDAKLVKSTLDSSTLKPNVKLTANLGNSAFSFKDIAGHWAKGSIERAVNLGFVNGYTDGTFKPNAQVTRAEFAAMLVRALDLKADLAADISFKDAGSIPSWASAFVGIAVKAGIITGYEDNTIRPSKPINRAEIAVMVVRALEWKVDQAKKSSFADRSQIPAWAEPFVAMAAEAGIIKGRGENKFAPSANATRAEAVTLLLTLIDSKQ, from the coding sequence ATGTCGGCTGGTTTGATCGTTTTATTGCTTGCTATGGCACTCCCAAGCTTTGCGTTTGCAGCGGATACGCCGGTGTTCGCACTTACTCAGGAGAAATCGGATAAGGATATTAAAATCGTCGTTACTGCCGATAAGCTAACCGATATGTACGCTTATGAGGTGAAGCTGTCATTTGATGCAAAGAAGCTTCGTTTTAAGAGTGCCAGCAGCAGCATTGCAGGATTCTCGATATCGCCGATCGTCGAAGGCAATCAAATTATGTTTGCTGCGACGAAGATAGGGAACAAAGCAGGAGAAAATGGTAAAAGCGTATTATCAAGCTTTCTATTCGAGCCAATAGGAAATGGAGATACCGAGGTATTGCTCACAGATGCGAAGCTTGTAAAAAGTACCCTCGATTCCAGTACGCTGAAGCCTAATGTGAAGCTTACCGCTAACCTAGGAAATTCAGCATTTTCATTCAAAGATATTGCGGGGCACTGGGCAAAAGGATCCATTGAACGAGCTGTTAATCTAGGTTTTGTTAACGGTTATACGGACGGAACCTTCAAACCAAATGCACAGGTTACCCGCGCGGAATTTGCAGCGATGCTCGTCCGAGCACTAGATTTGAAGGCTGATCTTGCAGCAGATATATCGTTCAAAGATGCAGGCAGCATACCAAGCTGGGCTTCCGCTTTCGTTGGAATTGCAGTAAAAGCTGGCATTATAACAGGGTACGAGGACAATACAATCCGCCCTAGCAAGCCAATTAATCGCGCGGAGATTGCGGTAATGGTCGTTAGAGCGCTCGAATGGAAGGTTGATCAGGCGAAAAAATCGTCGTTTGCAGATCGGAGCCAAATTCCAGCTTGGGCGGAGCCTTTTGTTGCGATGGCTGCCGAAGCGGGCATCATCAAAGGCAGAGGCGAAAATAAGTTTGCACCAAGCGCTAATGCGACTCGAGCTGAAGCCGTTACTCTCTTGCTTACTTTGATTGACTCAAAGCAATGA
- a CDS encoding TlpA disulfide reductase family protein, with translation MSATVLGLFFILNSDQTSGNAGDKLDASALESVLSVNQEAALHRKATSGVKAPAFTLKDLNGTTHTVAGAEDKPIVLQFWASWCEACSVEAPTLKKLHEKYEDKVDFYGVNLSSEEKQASAIETFIEENEWRFTNLLDANKRASYLYELHSLPTTFIIDTDATVLDTFHLIDPMEFESKLDMLTEGR, from the coding sequence TTGTCAGCTACGGTCTTGGGTTTGTTTTTCATATTAAATTCGGATCAAACGAGCGGCAATGCAGGCGATAAGCTGGATGCATCCGCGCTGGAGAGCGTATTAAGTGTGAATCAGGAAGCTGCTTTGCACCGCAAAGCGACTTCAGGAGTGAAGGCGCCTGCCTTTACGCTCAAGGATCTGAACGGAACGACCCATACCGTAGCGGGTGCAGAAGATAAACCGATTGTATTGCAGTTTTGGGCGAGCTGGTGTGAGGCATGCAGTGTTGAAGCCCCCACCTTAAAGAAGCTGCATGAGAAATACGAAGATAAGGTCGATTTTTATGGCGTGAATCTATCATCAGAAGAAAAACAAGCAAGCGCAATTGAAACGTTCATCGAGGAAAATGAATGGCGGTTTACGAATTTACTGGATGCCAATAAACGTGCCTCTTATTTATACGAGCTGCATTCGCTGCCAACTACGTTTATTATCGATACGGATGCCACGGTACTGGATACATTTCATTTGATAGATCCGATGGAGTTTGAGAGCAAGCTGGATATGTTAACGGAGGGGAGGTGA
- a CDS encoding DUF6171 family protein, protein MSSKNACKGCRDDYLVTDEQIDRILAAPMFQSEISVPDDVYEQRLQQCRGCPKFQYGTTCTVCGCFVRIAAKYKERACPNPGDSRWPKYA, encoded by the coding sequence ATGAGCAGCAAAAATGCGTGCAAAGGCTGTCGTGATGATTACCTTGTCACTGATGAGCAGATCGATCGGATTTTGGCGGCGCCGATGTTCCAGTCCGAAATTAGTGTGCCGGATGATGTGTACGAGCAGCGCCTACAGCAATGTAGAGGCTGCCCGAAGTTTCAATATGGTACGACATGTACCGTATGCGGGTGTTTCGTACGTATTGCCGCCAAATATAAAGAACGTGCTTGTCCGAATCCTGGGGATAGCCGCTGGCCAAAATATGCATGA